The stretch of DNA tcattttattttgattgattgttgttagcattagtttttattaataatatatatttttaactgatacatagctaaatgatattttatatttaatttttcataatagcattggtaggtgatttttaattaggcacaggggtattttaggctaatttttatcgtaatggcagtggtgggtaatttttatttttctatttttctccaattaacgtgagaattctaggccttgagagcgaacgtggaggctccctttgttggccaaataataagataaagatagattaaattgttcttTAATTTATTATCTGATATGGCACCGTGTTGAAACCTAATCGATGACAGAAGAAAACAAGCAATCAACTAGACAAAATATACATGCGAGCCACGTGAGAAGTTTTGAGCTTTACGGAGCCGTAATAAGCGACAAGTGATGACAGCCATACTTGAATATACATGATATACTTGAATATACATGATGCTGCAAATGAGGGATGGATAAACATAAAGTATTCCATCATTGACTGGAAAGCGGTGAAACCCCTCCTTGTGACCTTTTGGTTCACGTGGTGGTGGTCTGAAGAACTCAACTCTCAAGACCAGACTGTGTGTCCCAAAGcgtagaaagaaaaaaagtaaaatatactggggtccttaaactagtgagggtgtgtcaagtaggtccacgaactccgaAAATGCAGATTCGCCCCCCTAATCTAATTAAGTGTGTCACTGGAGGTCCAAAACCCCTTTGACCGGGTCTGACCGCCTACGTGGCCCGCCACGTCGGTCCTCCGCCGCTCGCGATGCCGGCACGCCGCTCCTCGCCACGCCGACAGGCCGGAGCTGCTGCCGGGCCTCCCGCGTGCCGCCGTCGTGGAGCACCGTCGCccgcctccgccatggccgccgccgtgcgcgtgcCGGCGTCGTCGCTCCACGGCGCAGTCTCCAGCCCGCCATGAGAGCAGCGAGGGGGCGCGCCCGCCGCAGGCCGCCGAGCcgcgaggaggggcgccggccaaGGCGGGAGGTGGCGCCGCCAGATCCCGCCGAGGAGGTAGGAGCGCCGGATCCCGCGGGATCCCGTCTGCACCGCCCTCCCCGCTGCCCTCTGCGAACGCCATCCGCGCAAGCCGTCCTCCGCGAACGCCACCCTCCTCCAGATCCCGGAGCTCGGTTGCcggagtcgccgccgcccgctcgaggAGCCAAGCCGCCGGCGGGCAGGAGCGGgcaccgcgagctccgccgccagggGGCAGGTGCTAGCGCCGGTCCGCGCGCGcggagctccgcctcgccgccgtggtcACCCCGCCGGGCACCCGCGCGCCATGAccgccgtcccgccgccgcgtaGGGGCTCGCGCAGgccgggggaggaagaagaagggaggagagagggaggaggccgacatatgggccccacatgtaaggATCCACATCACGAGCGGCGGAGGACCGACGTGGCGGGCCACGTAGGCGGGCAAACCCGGTCAAAGGGGTTTTGGACCTCCAGTGACACACTTAATTAGATTAGGGGGCCGAATCTGTATTTTCAGAGTTCATGGACCTACTTGACACACCCTCACTAGTTTAAGCACcaccagtgcattttactcaaagAAAAACTAACTACCCTATAAACACCCGCGCGACGAATTCGGATCCCCACCCTCTCCGGCGCCGGAccggccgccggagaggaggggatCCGGCGGAGTCACCGTCAGGACCTCTGTTCGCCTCCGATTCGCCCTCCTCCTCTCGACTTTACTGTAGCAGGGATAAGGATGGAGAACTACATTACATTGTAAAAGAGTTCCATGCTGGGAGTAACCGTGGACTCATATGTACTGCTATAGTGAATTTTCTTTCAGGTTCAGCCCCTATTTTTGCTGAGCTGAACCGAAGTAGGAGTACTCCTAAACAACAACCCGGAGCTGCTATATGAAACTTTGGCTTGGAGGAAATATAACTGGATGATGACATGAGACATCGCGGCAGAGGATGCTGTTAGTGACCTCATCACATTTATTCTGCTGAAACATAGGGTCCCTACATGAGTCTCGTACCACTTAGTGAGGCAAATGCAAGGCTGGCAACATACAGAGATTGGATCTCCTGCGTATAGTGAGCCCGAACACCTCACTCATGTCGAGGGCCTTCGGGTCGGCGCCATCAGGAAGCGCCCAATCGAAGTGGTACAGGAGGTTCGCCAGTGTGAGCTCCATGGTTGTGGTCGCGAACAGAGCTCCCGGACACTGCCTGCGCCCAGCTCCGAATGGGATGAACTCGATGTCTGTCCACTTGTACTCCGGCGTGCTCCTCGCAAACCTCTCTGGCCTGAACTCGTCGGCCTTGTCCCAGTATTTTGGGTCCCTCGCAACTGCGAAGGTGTTGATGAAGACGGGGGAACCCTTGGGTATGTCGTAGCCCATGATCCGGCAGTTTTCTTGGCTGGCACGAAGAATCAACGGAGCAGCTGGGCGTAGCCTTAGAGTCTCCTTGATGACCATCCTTAGGTAGGGGAGGTCGCCAAGGTCTGCGTTGGTAATAGTGACTCTTCCCTGGCCGAGCTTTTGTCGGATTTCACACGTTGCCCTTGACATGGCCTGTGGATCCCTGATGAGCTCCGCCATGACCCATTCTAGTGTACTGGCCGTGGTGTCCGTAGCTGCTCCAAATATGTCCTGGAATAATGTGAAGCTCATCAGTGATTGTAACCATGAACATTTATTGGATACCTACATGTGCAAACAATGCAAgacataaaaagaaaaaataaaaataaatctgTTGTTATTAATTTTGTGGTATATGATGACTCACAAATTATTATTGGATTAATTGATTGTTGAACAAGGTGCACACTTATACAATAAGatcaactccaacagattgatcttgCCCTTTTTTCTTTCCACTTTTTCTCAATATAGGAAATTGATGTTGAAAAAACCTactccagcagattgattttcctTATCCTTTTcccctttattttttctcaatccctAATAATTTCTCTCCAATCCCTAATAGAAAGGGGAAACATCGCATCTCCCTTTCCATATAGAAAGGGagaaaatcaatctgctggaaCACTTCTTTCATATATGTTGAAATTGAGAAAGGGGATTTCTCTATAtggtgagaaaagaaaaagaggaagatcaATCTATTGGAATTGCTAAGAAAGTactttttgtaaaaaatgaatTAGAGGGAGATGATGCAGTCTTTAATTGCACTTACGGAGATAACGGCGCTGATGATCTCCGTGGTGAGGGGCAAGGTGAGGGATCCTTCCTCCTGCAGCCGGAGAAGCACGTCGAGCAGGTCCTCGTCTTGAACGTCGGCATCTGCGACGGGAGTTGTGGTCCTCCGCTTCTCCATGCGCTCCTGGACGataccggcggtgatgctcacGACCCGGGCGTGGCTCCTCCTCAGATCACGCGCGGCGCAGCTCAGCCAGCGCGCCAGCCGTGACGACGGGAACAGGTCCGGCAGGCTGAACCCTCCCGCCAACGTCGCCACCGCCTCGAGCGCCCGGAGGTACGCCTCCTGCTGCCGGCACTCGCCGCCGAACACCGCCCTCGCGATGACGTTGTTGGCGAGCGCCGTCAGTACCTGGCTGAGGTtgaccgccgccggcgaggccgacgccgcggcggcggactcGACGAGGCGCGACACCTCGGCCTGCCGGATGCGCTCCATGCGCCGCACCTGCCTGGCGCTGAGCAGCTCGACCACGCAGACCTTGCGCATCTGCCGCCAGTGTTCCCCGTAGGGGGCGAAGATGATGCCCTTGCCGCCGAAGCCGACGACGTCCACCATCGCGCCCTGCGGCCGGCTGGCGAAGACGGGATCGTGGGTTCTC from Panicum virgatum strain AP13 chromosome 9K, P.virgatum_v5, whole genome shotgun sequence encodes:
- the LOC120652002 gene encoding desmethyl-deoxy-podophyllotoxin synthase-like; amino-acid sequence: MDELFFGSCLPLAALVATIFLSLLFRLLALDGKETAGARLPPGPWNLPVIGSLHHLAGAPPHRALLRLARRHGPLMLLRLGEVPTVVVSSPEAAAEVMRTHDPVFASRPQGAMVDVVGFGGKGIIFAPYGEHWRQMRKVCVVELLSARQVRRMERIRQAEVSRLVESAAAASASPAAVNLSQVLTALANNVIARAVFGGECRQQEAYLRALEAVATLAGGFSLPDLFPSSRLARWLSCAARDLRRSHARVVSITAGIVQERMEKRRTTTPVADADVQDEDLLDVLLRLQEEGSLTLPLTTEIISAVISDIFGAATDTTASTLEWVMAELIRDPQAMSRATCEIRQKLGQGRVTITNADLGDLPYLRMVIKETLRLRPAAPLILRASQENCRIMGYDIPKGSPVFINTFAVARDPKYWDKADEFRPERFARSTPEYKWTDIEFIPFGAGRRQCPGALFATTTMELTLANLLYHFDWALPDGADPKALDMSEVFGLTIRRRSNLCMLPALHLPH